The genomic window GTATGCGACCGCTATGGTGTACTGCTGATACTGGACGAAGTCATGTGCGGCATGGGCCGCACCGGAACCCTCTTTGCCATCGAAGAGGATGGCGTCAGCCCCGATATCACCACCATTGCCAAGGGCCTGGGGGCGGGTTATCAACCCATAGGCGCAACCCTGGTGAGTGGGCGTATTTACGCTGCCATAGCGGCGGGCACGGGTTTTTTCCAGCATGGGCACACCTACATTGGTCATGCCACCGCCTGTGCGGCGGCCCTGGCGGTACAGCAGGCCATAGAGTCGCGCCAGTTACTCTCCCGGGTGCAGGTGCTGGGTACGGCGCTGCAACAGCGCCTGCGCAGCCGCTTGGGTGATCATCCCCATATTGGTGACCTGCGCGGCCGAGGTCTGTTCCAGGGGATTGAGCTGGTGCGCGACAGGACAACCAAGGAGCCCTTTGATCCGGCGCTGAAACTGCATGCGCGCATCAAGCAGGCCGCGATGGACGAAGGGCTGATGTGCTACCCCATGGGCGGTACCCTTGATGGTCGCCAGGGCGACCATATTCTGCTGGCGCCGGCCTTTATCCTTGAAGAGTCGCATCTGGATGAGCTGGTGGAGAAACTCGAGCGTGCAATTACTCTGGCGCTGCGCGCCGTAAAGGGAGCAAGCGCATGAAATCGCGTCTGAGTGAACTGACGCCGGGGACGATGAGCGCTGAGCAGCAGCGCGTGCTGGATGCCATTCTCAGTGGCCCGCGGGGCAATCTGGACGGCCCCTTCCTGGCCTGGGTTCACAGCCCCGGGCTGGCCGACCCAGCCCAGGCGCTGGGCGCTTACTGTCGCTACCATACGTCAATGCCGCTGCGCCTGTCGGAGCTGGCGATTCTGGTCACGGCGGCCTGGTGGCAGTCCCAGGCCGAATGGCAGATCCACGAACCCATAGCACGCCAGTCCGGTATTGCCGATCAGGTGATTGCTGCGCTGCGCCTGGGTAACACGCCTGCATTTGAGCGCACCGACGAGCAGCTGGTGTATCAAATCGGCTGTACTCTGTATCAAACGCGACGTATCGACGACGCACTCTATCACCGCGCCGTCGCCGAGTTTGGAGAGCCTGCACTGGTCGAGTTGGTGGGAATTCTCGGCTATTACGCCCTGGTTGCCATGACCCTGAATGTGTTTGAGGTGCGCCGCGACACATCAACACCGCTGCCCTTTCCAGAGCCCGGTTGATACTCGAATAAACAACGTGAAATGCTTGCAGCGGCAGAGGCCGGGCGTTAGATTATTGGAGTTCTTGCGGGTATCGTATAGTGGTTATTACTCGAGCTTCCCAAGCTTGCGAGGCGGGTTCGATTCCCGCTACCCGCTCCAGTTTATGATCTCATCGCATCTCACCTAGTTTCACCCATCTTGATAAATCTTTGAAAAGACAAATAAAATCTTCCCAGTGTGTCTCATGATGTCTCATACTAGCTCAGGTGTTCAGGGGGTACTTGTGGGGGTATGTACTATTTTTTTAGATTTTATACCCCCATTATTTTAAATCTATACCCCCAATGAGACAGCAATAGATACCCCGCTGGAGGGGCAAGAGGATCGATCGATGGCCCTGACAGATAAGGCTCTGAAGGCTGCTAAGCAAGCGGATAAAAACTATAAACTGTTTGATGAAAAAGGACTTTTTCTACTGGTCACAAAATCAGGGGCGAAGTATTGGCGGATGAAGTATCGCTACTTGGGGAAGGAGAAGCTGCTGGCCCTGGGGGTATATCCTGAGGTGTCTCTGAAAAAAGCTCGAGAGACCCGAGACGAGGCGCGCAAACTGCTGTCTGACGGAACCGATCCATCGGTTGCCAAAAAAGAGAAGGTGCTGAGGTCCGAGGTGCAGAATGCGAACTCATTTGAAGTCGTAGCGCGAGAGTGGTTTGAGCGAGTCAGGGATGAGTGGACAGAGAGCTATCAGGCTAGAACAATTCATGCAATGACCGAGTACCTGTTTCCCTACGTCGGCCGTAAACCGATTGCTAAGCTTGAAGCGCCGGAGCTACTGAACGCGATCCAAAAGATAGAGAAACGGGGGAAATTGGAGACCGCCCATCGAGTGAAGGGTTATGCCAGTAAGGTATTTCAGTATGGGATAATTACAGGACGTTGTACCCGCAATCCTGCCAATGACCTAACTGGCCTGTTGAAACCAAGGAACGTAAAGCACCACGCCGCAATTACTGAACCGGCCCAGGTGGGACAGTTGCTGGTGGATATAGATCTTTACTCAGGGACTTATGTTGTAAAAGCGGCATTGAAATGCGCGTCCCTGTGGTTCTGTCGCCCAGGTGAAGTGCGGAGAACCTTATGGAGCGAGATAGATTTTGATGCCAAGGTGATTGTTATGCCCGGTGAGCGTATGAAAATGCGCAACGATCACCTGATTCCTTTAAGCCGGCAGTCCATGGATACTCTGGAAAGCCTCAAGGGGATTACTGGGCGTTCCAAGTACGTGTTCCCATCACTTCGGGGTAATTCCGCCTGTATATCAGAGAATACACTGAATCAGGCACTAAGAAGAATAGGGTACGACAAAAGTACCATGACCAGTCATGGATTTAGAGCTATGGCTCGTACGCTACTCGTAGAGGAGTTGGGCATTGACGAAGCATGGGTTGAACATCAATTAGCCCATTCCGTGAAGGATGCGAATGGCAGGGCATATAATCGAACCAAATTCCTCAATCATCGGGTCAAAATGATGCAGCAATGGGCTGATTACTTGGATGACTTAGAGTACAAGGCCCGTAATGGGCTGCCGATTGTACGTAACTTTGCTCAGGAGTAGTAACGATATGTGACTTGCATTGTTGAGCATAGATGTAAGATATAAATATATACCTGATTACTTATGAACCTCAGTCACTATATAGCCCAATATCATGCTGTGACTCCAGTGAACAGGAAGGTACAACATGATGGGTGACCAAAGCAAGGTTTGTTTTCGTCTTGATATGAGAAGTTTAAACAGGAGAGACTTTGTAATCTTTTGAATTTACTAAAGCTAAATTGGCTGAAACATGGCTGAGTTTTGTGGGTAATCAGGTAAGTTCATGAGTCAGAAGCCGTGCTGATGTATTCATGCCATATATGGGTGGATTGGGTTACGAGGTGGGTAGGCTTTTTGCGCAAAAAATGACAGTGATTTTTCTGTATTTAAAAAGAAGATTTTTCATATGTCCCGGGGTAAGGTGTTCTTTGAGTTTTTTATTTATGACCAGTGGTTAGCTAAGAAAAAGGTAAGATAAAATTACAGATTTATTGCCTTTTGATAAGGGTTGCAGTAAGAGGTTTCTAATGTTGACCTAGATGTCTGGTTGGGTCGTAAAATCTAATAGGGCTTCTAGCTCTATATTGTTCCTCTCAAGCTCTTCTATGCGCTTTTGTTGATTTTCAAATCCTTGCATAAGCTTTTCTAAAGCGTCCTGAACTGTTTTTGGTGCTTCATCTCCTATGCGCTTCGCAAACCAGATTTCGTCATTTGACTGTAAGGGGGTGTTGAAATAAAAGTTCTCATTCATGAATACTTCTGATTGAGTATTTGTGTCAATTTCCAGAATGGTGCTTTTCATCAATGAGGTCTTTTCTGAGAATATTCGTTGTGCCTGCCTAATGACTTCATCATCAATGACTGGTTCTGATTTGCTATTTTTGAGCTGTGTGATTTGGAGGCTAAGAGAATAAATCTCATCTTCAAATAGATTTAATATCGCAGTATTTATCTTATCGGCACCCTTAAGTTGTGTGTAAAGTCTTTTTATTATCGAGTTAAGTTCTTTGATTTTTATTGATGGTCTCGCTGCGTTTTTATTTTCCTTAAGGGCTTTAATATTCCTTTCGAGATGGTTAATTTTTTCCTTGTATTTTGCTTCGAAATGCAAGCTTATATTTTTATGTAGTTGTTCGTGTTCTTCAATAAGTTTGAGCACAAGTGCTTTTTTTGAACAGTTGCTTTCTCGGCAAAGCCGCTCAATTTTTTTGTTCTCATCACTATTTATGAGAATGCTTAGCTGCCGGCTTTGAGGTTTTTGACGATTTTTACGCTCGCGATAAGCTGCCTTAAATCTGTTCAGGATTAACCTTGAATGGTCACTACTAGTTAGATCGACTAGACAGTTTTCTAATCCTTCCCTGTTAGAAATTATCGGGCTAAATAAAGGAAAGTACACGCCTTTCTTATTAAAGTAATTAACTGCCCACTGTATGTCTTCATTCGTAAGTTTCATGATTAATCTTCGTATGGCCTTATGGGCTCTATCTTGCTGGCTCACTATTGTGCTCCGCTCTAGCTTTAGTCTAAATCTTAGTATTTGCTCTTTGTGAACAATATGGTTTACACATTCTGAAAAGTCAAACGTGTTGACAAACATGTTTGCTGAGTTTAATAAGGTAGGTACTATTTGTAGTTTTAAACGATAATAAGAGGTTTGAGATGTATCAGTCACTACTGAGCTGGAGAGATGAGGACTACTACCAAGTTGAGTACGGCGCGGGTGACTCACATCGTAAGAAGAGAGTGAAACGTGCTAAGGAGTTTGGTCGTCTGACACCAGAGGGGCGCCTTGCTCTGCTGCGAGCCGTTTCAAAGTCTGATGACGAGAATTGCATTAGCGGGACAGTCATAGAGCTTGCGAAGAGTCTTGACTCAAACCCTAAAGCTGTTAGTGAAATGCTTTCTTTTTGTCTTGAGAGAGAACTGGTGCGTAAGTCATCTCTCTCAGATTTTGGTCGCCGGGGAGGAAGGTGTTTTGCATTTAGTTCAACGTTCATAGATTTGCTGCGGCATCCAACTTCACTGCCTGACCCGCGCATTGAGAATATGATTCAGTGGATTCTCGAAACCCCTACGGAGATGCTTCCAAATTATGATCACTCAATCTCAATTCGAATCGATGGAAGTAAGTCAAGGCGAGGCGGCTTTAGCCGCTCGATGCGTTGGTTATTAGCCGTCATGCTATATCATGCTGATGACTGTGGTGTTCTGCGAGACAACGGCATGGCTGATCTCAATAACCTGACGGGGATGACAGAAAAGCGTATTCGTTCGCATTTGTTGTCATTTCAGAAATTAGGGTATGTGAAGAGAGTAGTGCCTGGTGTTGTGGATCCCGGTTGGCTCGGTCGTCGAAAAAGTATCTACTATTTAAACCTCGATCACAAGGTTTTTGGAGATCATAAACGCCACAGCATCTATTTGCATATAAAAGGGTGCGAGCTAGCGTTTAGAGATCGTAGCTTTGCACGGTCTATTCTGTATGCGAAGAAATCTAGGGAACTGTATGTTCAAATTCCAGAAACTTATCTTATTGTAAGACGTGATGATATAGATTTATCAAAAAGAGGGGCATACTACTTACAGATTAAACTATGTGAGTACGTGTCAAAATTGCTCCGTGAGAATTGGGAAAGGCTGCCTGAAAGGCCTTCTGTTGTGAGTATTCGCCCAGAAGATAAAAATTTTGGGGAGGTATTGATGAGTGTTCTTAGTGAGTTGGAGGCGGATCTGCACGTTGCTGGCGAAGATGAATTTATTTCTAAAAAGAAAATCATCCAGAGCGAGTTGAGAGATGTTTCGAAGAGAAGTGATGGTGAGGAAACTTTAAGTTTATTACTAAGACCCTTGCTTGTGATGGCAGGCGAAGTTGTCCGTTTGTCCATGGTTACTAAGGCTGCGTTGCTCTGTTTTTATAACGAAAGGTGTGTTGATTCCTTCGATGCGGTGATTAGTTTACATCCGGCTTTTGGCTATAAGTTGTTTCGTGAATCGCTATCGATGGGCGCCGGGATGACCAGAAAGAATGATGTCGCTGAAGGCGATGTGGTTGTTGAAATATTAATTAAGGATAAAGTTAATCTACACCAATTTCATGGGGATTTTCAGGCGCAGATAGAACGGGTCGGGGATTCGGGATGCAAAGTTATATCCGCAAAAATAACGAACGATAGTCAGGGAAATATTTTCAATATATAATTAGTTGCTGTTTTTATGGCCAGCTGGATGGATGAGTGCTTAGTGTTGGTAAAAATTAATTTTAATTGAGCTTGCTGATCTCATGAACCAATAAGGAGCCGGTCATGAGAATTATCAGACTTTCAGAAGTAATGCATAACACAGGTCTTTCCCGCTCTACAATCTATCGGTATGTCGCTGATGGAAGTTTTCCAAAGCCAGTTCCTCTTGGTGGTCGAGTCGTTGGCTGGGTTGATAGTGAAGTTACGGATTGGATCCTCGAGCGGATAGAAATGCGTGAGGACAACAAAACAGTGGTCAAAGGTATACATGCAAAAGCATCTTAGGGGGCATGTCCCCCTAAATTTCTGTTTCATCTTTTGATATATTCCGACAATTTTCATTTCCGCATGGTTATTGGTGTTGCGTACTATTACCTATCGCAGTATAGGCTCATTTTAAGTCTGTATTTGTCGGTATAGTAATATACTCTATTCTAGTGCATGACTACTCTATTAGGAGTTTTATCATGAGTTATGGGATCAATAAGAGAGTTGAAAGTAATACAAACCTAAGTCGTTATTGTATGGATAGCTACTGCGGGTTACCGATAT from Marinobacterium aestuarii includes these protein-coding regions:
- a CDS encoding tyrosine-type recombinase/integrase; the encoded protein is MALTDKALKAAKQADKNYKLFDEKGLFLLVTKSGAKYWRMKYRYLGKEKLLALGVYPEVSLKKARETRDEARKLLSDGTDPSVAKKEKVLRSEVQNANSFEVVAREWFERVRDEWTESYQARTIHAMTEYLFPYVGRKPIAKLEAPELLNAIQKIEKRGKLETAHRVKGYASKVFQYGIITGRCTRNPANDLTGLLKPRNVKHHAAITEPAQVGQLLVDIDLYSGTYVVKAALKCASLWFCRPGEVRRTLWSEIDFDAKVIVMPGERMKMRNDHLIPLSRQSMDTLESLKGITGRSKYVFPSLRGNSACISENTLNQALRRIGYDKSTMTSHGFRAMARTLLVEELGIDEAWVEHQLAHSVKDANGRAYNRTKFLNHRVKMMQQWADYLDDLEYKARNGLPIVRNFAQE
- a CDS encoding carboxymuconolactone decarboxylase family protein, translated to MKSRLSELTPGTMSAEQQRVLDAILSGPRGNLDGPFLAWVHSPGLADPAQALGAYCRYHTSMPLRLSELAILVTAAWWQSQAEWQIHEPIARQSGIADQVIAALRLGNTPAFERTDEQLVYQIGCTLYQTRRIDDALYHRAVAEFGEPALVELVGILGYYALVAMTLNVFEVRRDTSTPLPFPEPG
- a CDS encoding AlpA family transcriptional regulator encodes the protein MRIIRLSEVMHNTGLSRSTIYRYVADGSFPKPVPLGGRVVGWVDSEVTDWILERIEMREDNKTVVKGIHAKAS